A genome region from Nitrospira sp. includes the following:
- a CDS encoding polysaccharide biosynthesis/export family protein — protein MWGVAPAFSQSPGASASVGSPEMGGKEGVPAFTTGPTHSSGHALSNIVTDAYTIGAEDILEITVWRNQDLSKTVQVRPDGKFSLPVIRDVVAVGKTPSQLADEITRKLKEYVQNPVVAISVREVNSYNIFVLGEVMKPGKYPLKSKTTLLQGVTIAGGFTPVAARNQVVIFRFSDNGSTMQTVTSSYDDIVLRGGIAGNLELRAGDTIVVPSESMVVFPGQQQQ, from the coding sequence ATGTGGGGAGTCGCCCCGGCATTCTCTCAATCGCCGGGCGCATCGGCCTCCGTCGGTTCGCCTGAGATGGGTGGCAAAGAGGGCGTCCCGGCGTTTACGACAGGGCCGACGCATTCGAGCGGGCATGCTCTTTCCAACATCGTCACCGATGCGTACACTATCGGGGCCGAAGACATTTTGGAAATTACCGTCTGGAGAAACCAGGATCTGTCGAAAACGGTACAGGTGCGACCGGACGGGAAATTTTCATTGCCGGTGATTCGTGATGTCGTGGCGGTAGGAAAGACTCCGTCGCAACTGGCAGACGAAATTACGCGCAAGCTCAAAGAGTATGTGCAAAATCCGGTTGTAGCCATTAGTGTGCGAGAAGTGAACAGTTACAATATCTTCGTCTTGGGTGAAGTGATGAAGCCGGGGAAATATCCGCTCAAGAGCAAGACCACGCTTTTGCAAGGGGTGACGATCGCGGGAGGGTTTACGCCGGTGGCGGCGAGAAATCAGGTGGTAATTTTTCGATTTAGCGACAACGGATCGACGATGCAGACTGTGACCTCCAGCTATGACGATATCGTCCTGCGCGGAGGAATTGCCGGAAACCTTGAACTTCGAGCCGGAGATACGATCGTGGTGCCCAGCGAGTCCATGGTCGTGTTCCCGGGTCAGCAGCAACAATAA
- a CDS encoding transposase: MPNSRFNHDQIKAIVLEMETAQTIKALAHKHGVSTATLYRWRRQMGEVRKPARDRLRSLEMEHRRLKNRYAELSLDYLSLRAALVKDVSREC, translated from the coding sequence ATGCCGAACTCCCGTTTTAACCACGACCAAATCAAAGCCATCGTCCTCGAGATGGAGACGGCGCAGACCATCAAGGCCCTGGCGCACAAGCATGGGGTCTCGACGGCGACGCTCTATCGATGGCGACGACAGATGGGCGAGGTGCGAAAGCCTGCGCGAGATCGTCTCCGGTCATTGGAGATGGAGCATCGTCGGCTGAAGAATAGATATGCTGAGTTGTCGCTAGACTATCTTTCGCTGCGGGCTGCATTGGTGAAGGATGTCAGTCGAGAATGTTAA
- a CDS encoding UpxY family transcription antiterminator, with amino-acid sequence MLTTIQSVPELANSETTAAAVDLRWYAISTRSRHEKMVRDRLAGIGIEPFLPLANKLSQWSDRKVWTASPLFSGYCFARFSLMNSHAVLQTPGIVRIVGSLMPESIPDEELAAIRTLAESERAYERHDYLVEGAWVQVVRGPLMGLRGQLLRKAGHDCLVIRVNLIQQAATVHIDMSEVVAVQ; translated from the coding sequence ATGTTGACCACCATTCAATCTGTTCCTGAGCTTGCGAATTCGGAGACCACTGCCGCTGCCGTCGATCTCCGCTGGTATGCGATCAGCACTCGTTCTCGTCACGAAAAGATGGTTCGGGATCGCCTGGCCGGCATTGGGATTGAGCCGTTTCTTCCGTTGGCGAACAAGTTGAGTCAGTGGTCGGATCGAAAGGTCTGGACGGCCAGCCCGCTTTTTTCCGGCTATTGTTTCGCCCGTTTTTCGCTGATGAATAGCCATGCTGTACTTCAAACGCCGGGTATCGTTCGAATCGTCGGGTCGCTGATGCCGGAATCGATTCCTGATGAAGAACTTGCGGCGATCAGGACGCTGGCCGAAAGCGAGCGAGCGTATGAACGCCATGATTACCTGGTCGAAGGAGCCTGGGTGCAAGTCGTACGAGGTCCGTTGATGGGGCTGCGAGGACAACTACTCCGGAAGGCAGGCCACGATTGTCTCGTCATTCGTGTGAACCTCATCCAGCAAGCCGCAACCGTCCACATCGATATGAGTGAAGTCGTCGCCGTGCAGTAA